The genomic stretch AATGAGCCACGATAAAATTTACGAGCCATACGGCCAACACGCCGGTGGCGAGCGCGCCGAGCATCAAACCTAGCAGGCTCCGCGAGGGCAGGCCGAGCGCGGTGAACAGCAGGAAACTGCCAAGCACGCCGGGAAAGGACGAGTGTGCGATCACGTCGGAGATCAGGCTTTGTTTGCGCAGGTAGGCGAACGTGCCGAGCGCTCCCGCCGTCGCCCCGATCAAAATCGAGCCAACGAACGTGACCATATATGTATGATCCGTAAAAATAGCTGTCACGGAGTATCCACCTGCGTGCCAAAAGTAGCGGCCACCTGCTCGTGGTCGAACTCGCCGGCGTGAACGAGCGCGCCATCATCAAGAAGAACCACGTTGTCACACAGTTCGGCGACGTCGGCTAGGTCATGGTGGACGAGCACAATAGTTGTATCGGTGAGCTGCCGGAGAACTTTTTCGATCGCCTCCTGGCTGGCGACGTCGACGCCGGCAAACGGCTCGTCTAAAAGGAGGACGTCCGGCTGTTGGGCCAGCGCCCGGGCCAAGAAAACCCGTTGGCGCTGGCCGCCGGACAGTGCACCGATCGGGCGGGAGGCGAACTGGCTCATGCCCACGTCCGCCAACGCCGCCTCAACCCGTGCCTTATGCTTACCACCCAGCCGTGCGAACCAGCCGAGATCCTGATACGTTCCCATCGCTACGACGTCGTACACGGTGACCGGGAAATCCCAGTCGACCGACGCGGACTGCGGCATGTAGCCGAGCACCCCGCTGGTCGTGATCTCGCCCGTTGATGGGACGAGGCCGACGAGCGCTTTAAGGAACGTGGATTTGCCCGAGCCGTTCGGGCCGATCACCCCGGTGATACCTTCATTCGTGATATCTACGCTCACATTGTTGAGTGCGCGGATGTCACGATAGTAAACCGTCAGATCTCGAGTGGAAACGACTGGGTGGCTCATTGTTAGCTCAGCTCTTTCGCGACAGCCGAGGAGTTGTGCTCGAGGACGCCAAGGTAGGTGTCGGTCGGTGCCGATTCGCCGAGCGTGTCAGCGAACAGTTCGACGTCGGAGACCTTCACGTCCCAGCCACGCGAGTGCACGGCTTCCTTCAGGGATTCGATAGCCTGCGGGTTCGCGGTGTTGTCCATGAAGATCACCGGAACCTTGTTGTTGGCGATGAGGTCTGCGAGCTCGGACATCTCCGTGGCCGAGATTTCGGCTTCGGTGGAGATGAAGTCGGTGGCGTGAACGTCAAGATCGTAGGTCTTGCCGAAGTATTCGAAGGCGTCGTGGCCGGTGATGAGGATGCGCGGTTCCTTGACCTTGTCAAGCTTCTCCTTTGCTTCCTTGTGTGTGGCGTCGATGTCAGCCTTGTACTTCTCAGCGTTCTCGCGGTACTTGTCAGCGTTGTCCGGATCTTCTTCTGCGATCTTGTCCGTCATGGCGTCAACAACCTGCGACCACAGGTCGGGGCTGTTCCACACGTGCGGATCGTTGGTGTTGTCTTCCCACGGAAGGAGATCAGACTTCGGCAGGGTTTCGCCGACGGCCAGGTGGGCGTCACCAAGCGAGGCGAGCTGGTCTTCCATCTGGGCTTCAAGGTGCAGACCGTTGGAGAACACGATGTCCGAATCGCGCATGGCCTCGATGTCCTTGGTGGACGGCGTGTAGGTGTGCGGATCGCCGCCTGGGCCGACCATCGTGATAACTTCGGCATCCGGAGCAATGTTCTTCGCGGCGTCGGCAATGTAGCCGGTGGTCGCGTAGATCTTCAGCGACGACTCTTCGGCTGCCGCCGTGGTTTCCTTCGTGTCAGTCGATTCAGCCTCCGGCTTATCGGAGGAGCAGGCACTCAGCGCGAGGGCTGATGCCGCAAGAAGTGCAAATAGTTTCTTCATTCTTCTCTACTTTCAATTGTTCATGCGGTTGAACAAAATGATCCTAGTTCTCACGCGTGAACGAACTCAACCGGAGGCGATTTTGTAGACTGTGAACATGGATACTCGCTCGGGTTTAGCTGGGTTGTCTGATGCCCATCAGGACTATCTCAAGGCTCTGTGGGACAACGATCGGTATGTGGGCGGGCGGAGTTCCATGGGTGATCTTGTTGCCCGTACCGGCCAGAAGAAGTCAACTGTAACCGAGGCTGTCAAGAGAATGGCAGCCGATGGCCTTGTGGATTACAAGCCCTATGCGGGTGTGGCGCTCACCGAGCGTGGGCGTGCGCTTGCCACGCACATGGTCCGCCGGCACCGCCTGCTAGAAACGTTGCTAGTGACCGTTTTTGGTTATGAACTGGACGAGGTGCATGACGACGCCGAAGTGATGGAACACGCTTTGACGGACAGGTTCGTGGCCCGCATGGATAAGTTTTTGGGTTTCCCTACCCGTGACCCGCACGGTGATCCGATTCCGAGCGCGAGCGGCGAGGTGGAGCCGTTGTCCGGGCGAACGCTGCGGCAGCTGGAGGAGGGGAGCCAC from Trueperella bialowiezensis encodes the following:
- a CDS encoding metal-dependent transcriptional regulator, which codes for MDTRSGLAGLSDAHQDYLKALWDNDRYVGGRSSMGDLVARTGQKKSTVTEAVKRMAADGLVDYKPYAGVALTERGRALATHMVRRHRLLETLLVTVFGYELDEVHDDAEVMEHALTDRFVARMDKFLGFPTRDPHGDPIPSASGEVEPLSGRTLRQLEEGSHGVVEQVSDRDPDLLRELTAAGIVPGASVAVVERQGEQALVQVRGDGEPAPTKESPVALTAELQERVRMSPQ
- a CDS encoding metal ABC transporter ATP-binding protein translates to MSHPVVSTRDLTVYYRDIRALNNVSVDITNEGITGVIGPNGSGKSTFLKALVGLVPSTGEITTSGVLGYMPQSASVDWDFPVTVYDVVAMGTYQDLGWFARLGGKHKARVEAALADVGMSQFASRPIGALSGGQRQRVFLARALAQQPDVLLLDEPFAGVDVASQEAIEKVLRQLTDTTIVLVHHDLADVAELCDNVVLLDDGALVHAGEFDHEQVAATFGTQVDTP
- a CDS encoding metal ABC transporter substrate-binding protein, yielding MKKLFALLAASALALSACSSDKPEAESTDTKETTAAAEESSLKIYATTGYIADAAKNIAPDAEVITMVGPGGDPHTYTPSTKDIEAMRDSDIVFSNGLHLEAQMEDQLASLGDAHLAVGETLPKSDLLPWEDNTNDPHVWNSPDLWSQVVDAMTDKIAEEDPDNADKYRENAEKYKADIDATHKEAKEKLDKVKEPRILITGHDAFEYFGKTYDLDVHATDFISTEAEISATEMSELADLIANNKVPVIFMDNTANPQAIESLKEAVHSRGWDVKVSDVELFADTLGESAPTDTYLGVLEHNSSAVAKELS